In Choloepus didactylus isolate mChoDid1 chromosome X, mChoDid1.pri, whole genome shotgun sequence, a genomic segment contains:
- the LOC119523582 gene encoding LOW QUALITY PROTEIN: 5-azacytidine-induced protein 2-like (The sequence of the model RefSeq protein was modified relative to this genomic sequence to represent the inferred CDS: inserted 1 base in 1 codon; deleted 2 bases in 1 codon) translates to MNKDNSESLKALNEQLQSKEAELLQLRTEVETQQVMRNLNPPSSNGEVEKLSCDLKIHGLQQELKLIRKECNDLKIELQKSKQXDLSQEDNLKSRDLQRLNISSDNIQQAYWELKREMSNLHLVTQVQAGLLRKLKTPTAIKKACVSVGCVEDLGKDNTKLHLTNFTATCKRHTSVSPNGKALCHTTSSPLPGDIKILSEKPVLQSWTDNERSISNDGANFQEHNSYGRNSLEDNSWVFPSPPKSSETAFGETRSKTLPLPNLPPLHYLDQHNQNCLYKN, encoded by the exons ATGAATAAAGACAACTCTGAATCTTTGAAAGCATTGAACGAACAGCTACAATCTAAAGAAGCAGAACTCCTCCAGCTAAGGACAGAAGTGGAAACTCAACAGGTGATGAGGAATTTAAATCCCCCTTCATCTAACGGGGAGGTGGAAAAGTTGAGCTGTGACTTGAAGATCCATGGATTGCAACAAGAGCTGAAACTGATAAGGAAAGAATGTAATGATCTCAAAATAGAGCTACAAAAATCCAAAC ATGATCTGTCTCAGGAAGACAATCTGAAGAGCAGAGATCTCCAAAGACTAAACATTTCAAGTGATAACATACAACAGGCATACTGggaactgaagagagaaatgtCTAATTTACATCTGGTGACCCAAGTACAAGCTGGACtactaagaaaactgaaaactccAACTGCAATCAAGAAAGCCTGTGTC TCAGTAGGATGTGTTGAAGACCTTGGAAAAGATAACACAAAACTGCACTTGACGAATTTTACTGCAACATGTAAAAGACATACCTCTGTGTCACCGAATGGCAAAGCTCTTTGTCATACCACATCTTCCCCTTTACCAGGAGACATAAAAATTTTATCTGAGAAACCAGTTCTTCAATCGTGGACAGATAATGAGCGATCCATTTCTAATGATGGTGCAAACTTTCAGGAACACAACTCTTATGGCAGAAATTCCCTGGAAGATAATTCTTGGGTATTCCCAAGCCCTCCTAAATCAAGTGAGACTGCATTTGGGGAAACTAGAAGTAAAACTTTGCCTTTACCCAACTTGCCACCACTGCATTACTTGGATCAACATAATCAAAACTGTCTTTATAAGAATTAA